A single Mustelus asterias chromosome 4, sMusAst1.hap1.1, whole genome shotgun sequence DNA region contains:
- the LOC144492869 gene encoding uncharacterized protein LOC144492869, with product MGEGTSKGGTALVSASTSQLTIPDADTSVGPVSGEASGSLSGEHDAPDNVHRVEEGTSEASGGLPEARTQLDPRLHAGPLRSLLPQLLEMQQQSQGMQEGLTATLDQLRGCWEESQSFQEDQLLPVLHGSQANTARGASAVENLRQRILTMSGRLQAMAESQQATAESQRAMAESQQTTAEGLNRILEVLWPMAERLKSLQEIQRDSAETQRATEAALENVAQSQRIMAEGLQSMAQSQRALAAAIDRWPLTQVAIAEGLTAMGRTQVVLQDWQCQVMLELLELIAEALPSHGVSQGPTGIPREEEGLESMLGPSSQETVAVATPSDSPLPDTGASRGSGMKRVSWNHPRYLEAGHGPHDQGPPHASQAKQHGRQLAPFTSDVHSGE from the coding sequence atgggtgaagggacctccaagggtggcacagctttggtgtcagcttccacctcccAACTCACTATCCCAGAtgctgacacgtcggtgggtccagttagtggcgaggcttctgggtcactctctggtgagcacgacgcacctgataatgtacatcgggtggaggagggaacatccgaggcctctgggggcctgccggaggcgaggactcagctggaccccaggctacatgctgggcctctgagatcacttctacctcagctgctggagatgcagcaacagagccagggaatgcaggaggggctgacggccacactggaccaactgcgaggctgttgggaggagtcccaaagctttcaggaggaccagctattgcctgtcttgcatggttcccaggccaacactgcaaggggagcatctgcagtggaaaaccTGAGGCagaggatcctcaccatgagtggcaggctccaagcgatggccgagtcacagcaagccacagcagagtcccagagggccatggctgagtcacagcagactacagctgagggactgaacaggattcttgaggttctgtggcccatggctgagaggctcaagagcttgcaggagatcCAGCGAgatagcgctgagacacagcgggctacggaagcagcccttgagaacgtggcccagtctcagaggatcatggctgaggggttgcagagcatggcccagtctcagagggcacttgctgcggccattgacaggtggcccctgactcaagtggccatcgcagagggcttgactgccatgggtaggacacaggtggtcctccaggactggcagtgccaggtgatgctggaacttctggagctcattgcagaagcactgccgtcccatggagtgtcccaggggcccacaggaattccaagggaggaggaagggctcgagtccatgctggggccttccagccaggagacggTGGCTgtagctacaccttctgactccccccttcctgacaccggggcttcgcggggcagcgggatgaagagggtgtcatggaaccATCCCAGATACTTGGAAGCAGGCCACGGCCCTCATGACCAAGGGCCGCCTCACGCATCACAGGCCAAGCAgcatggtaggcagctggcccccttcacctctgatgtacattctggggagtaa